A stretch of DNA from Jiangella alba:
CTCATCGACCGCCTCGACGTCCGGCGCGGCGGGGTGGCGGCCAACATCTCCTACGGCATGGGCGCGCTGGGACTGCGCCCGCTCCTGGTCGGCGCCGTGGGCCAGGACTTCGACGAGTACCGCTCCTGGCTCGAGCGGGGCGGCGTCGACACCTCGCACGTCCGGGTGTCCGAGGAGCGGCACACCGCCCGCTACCTGTGCACCAGCGACAGCATGAACAACCAGATCGCCTCGTTCTACTCCGGCGCCATGGCCGAGACCGGCGAGATCGACCTGGGCGTCGTCGCCGAGCGGGCCGGGGGACTGGACCTCGTCCTGGTCGGCGCCAGCGACCCGGACGGCATGATCCGGCACACCCAGCAGTGCCGCGACCTCGGCCTGCCGTTCGTCGCGGACTTCTCCCAGCAGATCGCCCGCATGAGCGGCGAGGAGGTCGCGTCGCTGGTGCCCGGCGCCCGGTTCCTGTTCACGAACGAGTACGAGGCCGGGCTGCTGTGCGAGAAGACCGGCTGGTCGCACGGTGACGTGCTGGAGCGGGTCGGCGGCTGGATGACGACGCTCGGCGCCGGTGGCGCGCGGCTGGAGGCGAAGGGCGCCGCGCCCGTCGTGGTTCCGTGCGTGCCGGCGAAGCGCGAGCTCGACCCGACCGGCATCGGCGACGCGTTCCGGGCCGGGTTCCTGGCCGCGTTGTCCTGGGGCGTCCCGCTCGAACGGGCGATGCAGACGGGGTGCCTGCTGGCCACGCTCACGATCGAGGCGCGCGGGCCGCAGGAGTACCTCGTCGACGCCGCGGCCTTCCACCGCCGCATGGCCGACGCCTACGGCGATGACGCCGCGGCCGAGATCCAGCCGTTCCTGCCCGCCGCCCGAGAGGGGACCGCGTGACCCAGACCTTCAGCGAGGCCCTCGACCGGCGCGTGCTCGTCGCCGACGGCGCCATGGGCACCATGCTGCAGAGTCACGACCTCGGGCTGGACGATTTCGCCGGGCTCGAGGGCTGCAACGAGATCCTGAACGTCACCCGGCCCGACGTGGTGCGGTCGGTGCACCGGGCCTACTACGACGCCGGGTCGGACCTCGTCGAGACGAACACCTTCGGCGCCAACTGGGCCAACCTCGCCGAGTACGACATCGCCGGGCGCATCGGCGAGCTGGCCGAGGCCGGCGCCCGGCTGGCCCGCGAGACGGCGGACGAGTTCTCCACGCCGGACCGGCCGCGGTTCGTCCTCGGCTCGGTCGGGCCGGGCACGAAGCTGCCGACCCTCGGCCACGTCCGCTACGCGCACCTCCGCGACGCCTACGCCGAGCAGGTCGCGGGCCTGCTGGCCGGCGGCATCGACGCCGTCCTCGTCGAGACCAGCCAGGACCTGCTGCAGGCGAAGGCGGCGATCCTGGGCGCGAAGCGGGCGATGCGAGCCGCGGGCCAGGACGTCCCGATCGTCGTCCAGGTCACCGTCGAGACCACCGGCACCATGCTGGTGGGCAGCGAGATCGGCGCGGCCGTCACGGCGCTGGAACCGCTGGGCGTCGACCTCATCGGGATGAACTGCGCCACGGGACCGGCCGAGATGGGCGAGCACCTGCGCTACCTCGCGCGCCACGCCCGGGTGCCGATCTCGGTCATGCCGAACGCCGGGCTGCCCGAGCTCGGCCCGGACGGCGCGGTGTACCCGCTCGGCCCGGACCAGCTCGCGGGCGCGCTCGCC
This window harbors:
- a CDS encoding carbohydrate kinase family protein, whose product is MRVAVTGSIATDYLMVFPGRFTDQLVADRLEQVSLSFLIDRLDVRRGGVAANISYGMGALGLRPLLVGAVGQDFDEYRSWLERGGVDTSHVRVSEERHTARYLCTSDSMNNQIASFYSGAMAETGEIDLGVVAERAGGLDLVLVGASDPDGMIRHTQQCRDLGLPFVADFSQQIARMSGEEVASLVPGARFLFTNEYEAGLLCEKTGWSHGDVLERVGGWMTTLGAGGARLEAKGAAPVVVPCVPAKRELDPTGIGDAFRAGFLAALSWGVPLERAMQTGCLLATLTIEARGPQEYLVDAAAFHRRMADAYGDDAAAEIQPFLPAAREGTA